Proteins from one Armatimonadota bacterium genomic window:
- a CDS encoding type IV toxin-antitoxin system AbiEi family antitoxin domain-containing protein, translated as MKKRGPTASAREDAKRLIREKSGIIRTAEAIQAGIHPRTLYELRDAGELVQMSRGVYRLADQQPVSNIDVVTVAARIPRAVICLVSALAFHDITTQVPHTVSIALEKGAETPRLDYPPITVHRFSGDTLTQGIQEHKVDDVVVRVYSPEKTLADCFRFRNKLGMDVVLEALRLYKARKTFDIGELLKYARICRIENVMKPYIEAML; from the coding sequence ATGAAAAAACGTGGCCCAACCGCTTCCGCAAGAGAAGATGCGAAACGTCTGATAAGAGAGAAAAGCGGGATCATCCGGACTGCTGAAGCAATTCAGGCAGGCATCCACCCACGTACACTTTACGAACTTCGTGACGCTGGCGAACTGGTGCAGATGTCGCGCGGCGTATATCGGCTGGCAGATCAGCAGCCAGTATCGAACATTGATGTTGTGACTGTAGCGGCGCGCATTCCCAGGGCAGTCATCTGTCTTGTTTCGGCTCTGGCTTTCCACGATATTACAACGCAGGTTCCTCACACCGTCTCCATTGCACTCGAAAAAGGTGCCGAGACGCCGCGGTTGGACTATCCGCCCATCACCGTTCATCGCTTCTCTGGCGATACCCTCACTCAGGGAATTCAAGAGCATAAAGTAGATGATGTCGTGGTGCGGGTATACAGTCCGGAGAAAACGCTGGCGGATTGTTTCAGGTTCAGAAACAAGCTCGGAATGGATGTCGTTCTGGAGGCACTTAGGCTTTATAAGGCAAGGAAAACATTCGATATCGGCGAGCTACTTAAGTATGCCAGAATATGCAGGATCGAAAATGTTATGAAGCCTTATATCGAGGCAATGCTGTGA
- a CDS encoding transposase — protein MTLAVDDVLGDDVDHQLCWAYRMSRLADAVDEDDRAECVNDLRQVYRARNRSQALKAFSCWAAKWTHKYIGFAAELEKDLGKLLSFFSCPQSHWQYIRTNNPIERLNQDIRSRSYGWAGFQNRESCYRLLYGLFYQRNKDWKEIPKLDFTHYN, from the coding sequence ATGACACTAGCTGTCGATGATGTCTTAGGTGATGACGTAGATCACCAGTTGTGCTGGGCGTACAGGATGTCCAGGCTTGCTGATGCTGTAGATGAAGATGATCGAGCTGAGTGTGTAAACGATCTAAGGCAAGTGTATCGAGCAAGGAATAGATCACAGGCTTTAAAAGCTTTTTCCTGCTGGGCAGCGAAATGGACTCATAAATATATCGGATTTGCAGCAGAGCTGGAAAAAGACCTGGGCAAGTTGCTCTCGTTTTTCTCTTGCCCACAATCGCATTGGCAGTATATTCGCACCAACAACCCAATTGAACGGCTAAACCAAGATATTCGCAGCCGATCATATGGCTGGGCTGGATTTCAAAACAGAGAAAGCTGTTACAGGCTTTTATACGGGCTTTTCTATCAGAGAAACAAAGACTGGAAGGAAATACCTAAACTTGATTTTACACACTACAATTGA
- a CDS encoding transposase: MPNATASWGQDAEDGRFGDLSKLVTQNLKFVLEESFDWEIKHKTGCSLYGRSDSRQDYRNGYRTRDILTRFGMLKDVKVPRLRYSGFIPSILVPGRLAFRW; encoded by the coding sequence GTCAGGATGCAGAGGACGGCAGATTTGGTGATCTTTCAAAGTTGGTGACCCAGAATCTTAAGTTTGTATTGGAGGAGAGCTTTGACTGGGAGATAAAGCACAAAACAGGCTGCAGCCTATATGGTCGCAGTGATTCCAGACAAGACTACAGGAATGGATACCGAACTAGAGACATTCTCACTCGCTTTGGCATGCTTAAAGATGTAAAGGTTCCCAGGCTTCGCTACTCCGGTTTCATACCATCTATCCTGGTGCCAGGACGATTAGCATTTCGTTGGTGA
- a CDS encoding nucleotidyl transferase AbiEii/AbiGii toxin family protein, protein MNTRPIKNLPASIRQRLLNKAKADNRPFAELLQYYAMERFLYRLSQSQHANRFVLKGALLLRVWNSPATRPTMDIDMLGRTSNSESDIIAQFQDALQTDIEPDGLIFDTRTIQTERITEDADYKGIRVRFQGLLDSARVNMQIDIGFGDVVYPKPETSELPTILDSPVPRLLCYSRESAIAEKFEAMVKLRELNSRMKDFHDIWLLSRQFDYDGAVLSEAIRRTFSNRNMELTEEIVAFSEEFASEKQVQWTAFRKRLRVDDLPVEFSEIASVVRDFLAPVATALHSGEAFASSWIAPGPWVQ, encoded by the coding sequence GTGAATACTAGACCCATCAAGAATCTTCCCGCTTCAATCCGACAGCGCCTTCTCAATAAGGCCAAGGCTGATAACCGGCCATTCGCCGAACTGCTGCAGTATTACGCGATGGAACGCTTTCTGTATCGCTTATCGCAGTCTCAGCATGCGAACAGGTTTGTCCTAAAGGGTGCTCTGCTGCTGCGCGTCTGGAACTCTCCCGCAACTCGCCCAACAATGGATATTGACATGCTTGGCAGAACCAGTAACAGCGAATCGGATATCATTGCTCAGTTCCAAGATGCGCTTCAAACAGACATTGAGCCGGACGGGCTCATCTTTGACACCCGGACAATTCAGACTGAGCGAATCACGGAAGACGCAGATTATAAAGGAATACGGGTGCGCTTTCAAGGACTGCTGGACTCGGCTAGAGTTAACATGCAAATCGATATCGGATTTGGAGATGTTGTGTATCCCAAGCCGGAGACTTCTGAACTACCAACCATTCTGGATTCTCCGGTACCGCGATTGCTGTGCTACAGTCGCGAGAGTGCTATCGCAGAGAAGTTCGAGGCGATGGTAAAGCTGCGCGAGTTGAACAGTCGGATGAAGGACTTCCACGATATCTGGTTGCTGTCTCGCCAATTCGATTATGATGGTGCAGTGCTTTCTGAAGCTATCAGGCGGACATTCAGCAATCGAAATATGGAATTGACTGAAGAAATCGTGGCTTTTTCCGAAGAGTTCGCTTCCGAGAAGCAAGTACAATGGACGGCTTTTCGAAAACGACTTCGGGTTGATGATTTGCCGGTCGAGTTTAGCGAGATCGCATCGGTAGTGAGAGACTTTCTTGCTCCAGTAGCAACGGCACTACATTCCGGCGAAGCATTCGCTTCAAGCTGGATTGCCCCGGGACCGTGGGTACAGTGA
- a CDS encoding DDE-type integrase/transposase/recombinase, which yields MDFGDFKVVHSDGSEKTLYMFSMVLGFSRQMYCEFLERCDMTSFLDAHQRAFTYFGGMPAEILYDRMRNVFVGKLAGRSEFTQGLMTLADHYGFTPKVAPAYSPWVKGKVERPMDFIRERFWRGYSFRDIEMANRDLLLFLEESLTAFTALPANA from the coding sequence GTGGATTTTGGTGATTTCAAAGTAGTCCATTCTGACGGCAGCGAGAAGACTCTTTACATGTTCAGCATGGTGCTTGGCTTTTCCCGTCAGATGTATTGCGAGTTTCTTGAGCGGTGCGACATGACCAGCTTTCTTGACGCTCACCAGCGTGCTTTCACCTATTTCGGGGGTATGCCGGCCGAAATACTCTACGACCGGATGCGAAATGTGTTTGTTGGGAAGCTCGCTGGCAGGAGCGAGTTCACGCAGGGGTTGATGACTCTCGCCGACCATTATGGCTTCACCCCGAAAGTCGCACCGGCTTATTCGCCCTGGGTAAAAGGCAAGGTCGAAAGGCCGATGGATTTCATCCGTGAGAGGTTCTGGAGAGGTTACTCATTCAGGGACATTGAGATGGCGAACAGAGACCTGCTCTTGTTCCTCGAAGAAAGTCTCACCGCATTCACGGCACTACCGGCGAACGCGTAG